In one Carassius carassius chromosome 48, fCarCar2.1, whole genome shotgun sequence genomic region, the following are encoded:
- the LOC132131483 gene encoding zona pellucida sperm-binding protein 4-like: protein MAGSWCLAQILVVCAFCHAVPQWSKSLQDAQALMIQQTDQQFQLQKPVQQLTNQQFPPRKPVQQLTNQQFPLQKPVPQLPTPQFPLQKPVPQQPNPQFPLQKPVPQQPKLQFPLQKPVPQQPKPQFPLQKPVPQQPKLQFPLQKPVPQQPNPQFPLQKPVPQQPKPQFPLQKPVPQQPKLQFPLQKPVPQQPKPQFLLQKPVPQQPKPQFPIQKPVKQQFQKPVAQAEPLDKCAVADSEQIQCGLPGISGAECEAINCCFNGQQCFYGRAVTVQCIRDGQFVVVVSRDVTLPRLSLDSVHLLGGNDPPCAPVGSTPSFAIYQFPVTACGTSVMEDGGYVVYENRMTSSYEVGIGPYGSITRDSHFEFLFQCRYSGTSVEALVVEVNSVPPPPPVAAPGPLRVELRLANGQCVTKGCAEGDEAYTSYYSDADYPITKVLREPVYVEVHIMERTDPNIVLMLGRCWTTSTPSPLSLPQWDLLIDGCPYQDDRYLTTLVPVTGSSGLQFPTHYKRFAVKMFTFVDPASLAALQETIFIHCSTEVCHPSSGSCEQSCNRKRRDTRIKAVSGEQTVVSSGEVTLVM, encoded by the exons atggctggaagttggtgtttggctcagattttggtggtctgtgctttctgtcatgctgttccacagtggagtaaatcgcttcaggatgctcaagctctgatgatccagcaaactgaccagcagtttcagctccagaagccagttcaacagctaactaaccagcagtttccgcctcggaaaccagttcaacagctaactaaccagcaatttccgctccaaaagcctgttccacaactacctacaccgcagtttccgcttcagaagccagttccacaacaacctaacccgcagtttccgcttcagaagccagttccacaacaacctaagctgcagtttccgcttcagaagccagttccacaacaacctaagccgcagtttccgcttcagaagccagttccacaacaacctaagctgcagtttccgcttcagaagccagttccacaacaacctaacccgcagtttccgcttcagaagccagttccacaacaacctaagccgcagtttccgcttcagaagccagttccacaacaacctaagctgcagtttccgcttcagaagccagttccacaacaacctaagccgcagtttctgcttcagaagccagttccacaacaacctaagccgcagtttccgattcagaagccagttaaacagcagtttcagaagccagtagcgcaggcagagccccttgataaatgtgctgtagctgattctgagcagatccaatgtggtctacctgggatcagtggtgctgagtgtgaagctatcaactgctgctttaacggacagcagtgtttctatgggagGGCAG tgactgtccagtgtattcgagatggtcagtttgtggtagtggtgtctcGAGACGTTACCttgcctcgactgagtctggattcggttcatctactgggtggaaacgacccaccttgtgctcctgtggggtctacaccttcctttgctatataccagttccctgtgaccgcatgtggcacgagcgtgatg gaggacggtggatatgtggtgtatgaaaacagaatgacctcatcgtatgaagtggggattggaccatatggttccatcacaagggacagtcattttga gtttctcttccagtgtagatattcgggaacttccgtggaagctctggttgtggaggtcaactctgttcctccacctccaccagtagctgctcctggacctctcagggtggagctcagactggccaatggccaatgtgtcaccaaaggctgtgctgaag gggatgaggcctacacgtcctactacagtgacgctgattatcccatcacaaaagtcctgcgagagcctgtgtatgttgaggtgcacattatggagaggactgaccccaacattgtcctgatgctgggacgttgttggactacttcaacccccagtccactcagtctcccccagtgggaccttctgatcgacgg atgcccttaccaggacgaccgctatctgaccacactggttccagtgactggatcgtctggtcttcagttcccaacccactacaagcgctttgctgtgaagatgttcacatttgtagatccagcctcactggctgctctgcaggaaacc atcttcatccactgcagtacagaggtgtgccatccatcatctggctcttgtgagcaaagctgcaacaggaaac gaagagacactcgtatcaaggctgtctctggggagcagactgtggtttctagtggagaagttactctggtcatgtaa